GACGATCGCGGCCGTGTTGATGCTCACCTTCTCCGCCCCCGCCTGGATCAGCCGGGTCACATCCTCGACCGTCCGGATCCCGCCCCCCACCGTGAACGGCATGAAGCAACGCTCCGCCACCTGCCGCACCATGTCATACGTAATCGCCCGGTCCTCGTGACTAGCCGTGATGTCGAGAAACACCAGCTCATCCGCACCCGCCGCGTCATACCCCGCCGCCACTTCAACCGGGTCCCCCGCGTCGCGCAGGTCGACAAAGTTGACGCCTTTGACGACCCGGCCAAGGTTGACATCAAGACACGGGATAACGCGGTGGGTGAGCATGGTGTAGATACTACCCACCTAAAGCACGGGGGTGGCCACCCCCGTGCTTTAGGTAGAAAAACTGAACCCTCTTTTCGTCACCCAGATCGCGGCCCCCTGCTGCATGTGCTCTGCGATGTACCGGGTGGTATTGACCTGATGTGAACGATCCCGAATCGGCTCACACTTGGGGCGATCCGCCCACACCGGACTTGTCGGCTTGAGCCCGGCCGAAGACAACTCAAACGATGCATGACGCCGTGCGCGGCCGAGGTAATGACGCGGCGCGGGGTCTCGACCGTCTTGCAGAATCACCTTCTTGAGCCGCCCCTTCTCTTCAGACGCCAGCGCCGGGAAACGGGCTAAGAGGTGGAAGTGATTGGACGCCACCGCCAGTGCAACGACTTCAACCTGGTCGCGTTGTAGCTTGTCAACCATTGCAGTACAAACACACTCCCGACGGGACCTATCCAGCACAAGAGGTGGAAACTTCATCGCCTCCTTGGATGTCTCGAATGCTGCCTCCCATACGCCCGGTGCTGGAGGTTTGCGGTAGTCGCCCTCGACGTGCTCGCGGTGGCGAAACGTCCGGAACCCGCGCGGGTCGCCACGCAGCCAAGTGCCGTAGGTCGATCCGACGCAGTGGTACCAGTTGTGCCACGCGTTGGGGTTTTGGCGGCCGAGGGGCATCTTGTGTTTCCTTTCATCCCAAAGCACGGGGGTGGCCACCCCGTGCTTTACAAACACATTCAACCAACCCTACAACAACCCCTCCTCCTGATACCGGTTCAGGCGGTAGTACAGGGTCCGCAGACTGATGCCCAGGGCGTCGGCGGTTTGTCGGCGGTTGCCGTCGTGGCGGGCGAGGGTTTGGAGGATGTGGTGGCGTTCGAGCTCGTCGAGCGAGGCGTCGGCCGGGAGGGTGTCTTCGCCCAGCCCGAGCGCATCGGGGGATTCGGCGTCGTCGGCCGGGCCGTTCGCCGCGCCGTCCGTATCGTCTTCATCCTCACCCACTTCTTCCGGGGGCGCAGCGCGGCGCGGGAGCGTCACCGTCTCCTCCGGCGGGGTCGCGGTGTCGATGCGCTGCCAGGCGCGCGAGAGCGCTTGTTCGAGTTCGCCCAGGTGCGTGGGCTTCGTGAGGAAATCGACGACGTCCAGGCGGATCGCCTGCTGCGCGGTGTCGAGGTCGCCAAAGCCCGTCAGCACGATCACCTGCGTCGCGGGCCAGCCCCGGCGGACCTGCTCGAACAGCTCCATCCCCTGGATGCCCGGCAGGTTGAGGTCGATGATCGCCACGCCCCGCGGCTTCTCGCGCAGCATCCTGAGCGCCTCCTCGCCCGACGGCGCGCCGTCGCACACAAACCCCATCTGCACGATCCCGCGCACCAGCACATCACGCAGCCGCTGCTCATCGTCCACCACCAATACGTCGGGCCGGGTCTGGGTTCGCATGGGGGGAGTTTACAACACTCCATGCCAATGCCGTTTCTTATGTGAAGCCCAGCCATTGCATGGCTGGGTGTCCCACAGATGAAGTCTGAGGGCTTCGCTACGGCATGTTCAACTACCCGGCAGCGTGATCGTAAACGCGCTGCCTTCGCCTACCCCATCCGACGCGGCCGACAGCACGCCGCCCAGGTCGCTCACGATCGCGTGGCTGATCGACAGACCCAGCCCAAGCCCCGGTGTCGAGGGCGAGTGCTTCTCCGTATAAAACGGCTCGAACACCCGCGCGAGGGTGTCCGCATCCATTCCCCGGCCGTCGTCATGCACGGCAACCGACACGCGGTCCCCCGCCCTGCCCGTGCGTAGCTCGACCTGCCCGCCTGCGCTTGTCGCCTCCAGCGCGTTGATGACGAGGTTGAGCAGCACCTGCCGAAGCTGCGCGGGGTCGCTCTGCGCTAACGCCCCGCCGCCCCCGGTCACCAGGACCTCCCGGCCTTCGTGCTGGGGTAGCGTCCGCACCAGCCCCGCAACCTCCTCGGCTAAGGCGAACAGGTCTACCGCCTCCTTGTCGCCCGAGCCGGGCCGTGCGAGTGACAGCAGCTTCTGTGTGATCGCCTTGCAGCGGAACGCCTCGTCGCGGATCGCGGTGAGCGGCTGCCGCTTCGATTCGTCGGCATCGTCGGGCAGCGCCATCAGCGCGAGCTCCGCCTCCCCGGCGATGATGCCCAGCGGGTTGTTGATCTCGTGCGCCACCCCCGCCGCGAGGAAGCCGACGGATGCGAGGCGTTCCGACTGCGCGAGCTGGGCCGACCGCACCCGCACCTTCTCTTCGAGCCCGGCATACATCCCCGCGAGCTGCTCGGCCATGCGGTTGAAGTCGTCGGCGAGCTTCACAAACTCGCGGTCGCCCGTGGCGCGCAGGCGCTGGTCGAACTCCCCCTTGGCCAGGCGGTCCACCCCGCGCGACAGGCGGCGCAGCGGCGTCATCACCGCGCGGTACTGCCAGAGCCCGACGAGGATGGCGAGCAGCGCCGCGACGCCCGCGGTCAGGACGAGCAGCCGGGTCACGGACTGGCGTCGCCGGTCGGCTTTGGCGCCGATCTCCGCGATGCGTGTCTC
The sequence above is a segment of the Phycisphaeraceae bacterium D3-23 genome. Coding sequences within it:
- a CDS encoding response regulator, whose protein sequence is MRTQTRPDVLVVDDEQRLRDVLVRGIVQMGFVCDGAPSGEEALRMLREKPRGVAIIDLNLPGIQGMELFEQVRRGWPATQVIVLTGFGDLDTAQQAIRLDVVDFLTKPTHLGELEQALSRAWQRIDTATPPEETVTLPRRAAPPEEVGEDEDDTDGAANGPADDAESPDALGLGEDTLPADASLDELERHHILQTLARHDGNRRQTADALGISLRTLYYRLNRYQEEGLL
- a CDS encoding HAMP domain-containing sensor histidine kinase gives rise to the protein MTLSTRLTLKTAVLIAALLVVACVSLWGLGGLNRDLDDVLGEYDKLRATYTFATTVEQARVVLMTDPDNTNRLRPLVQRALLELAGGELALDPTLADELHGDLAQLDTAIREGTYGQPTRDELAGPLNTAINRLGAEADAIETRIAEIGAKADRRRQSVTRLLVLTAGVAALLAILVGLWQYRAVMTPLRRLSRGVDRLAKGEFDQRLRATGDREFVKLADDFNRMAEQLAGMYAGLEEKVRVRSAQLAQSERLASVGFLAAGVAHEINNPLGIIAGEAELALMALPDDADESKRQPLTAIRDEAFRCKAITQKLLSLARPGSGDKEAVDLFALAEEVAGLVRTLPQHEGREVLVTGGGGALAQSDPAQLRQVLLNLVINALEATSAGGQVELRTGRAGDRVSVAVHDDGRGMDADTLARVFEPFYTEKHSPSTPGLGLGLSISHAIVSDLGGVLSAASDGVGEGSAFTITLPGS